One Methylocaldum marinum DNA window includes the following coding sequences:
- a CDS encoding zinc-dependent alcohol dehydrogenase family protein — protein MKAMILERVAKLSDNPAPLVPAEWSKPVPQSGELLIKVIACGVCHTELDEIEGRMPPAKLPVILGHQVVGRVDELGDSVSGFSVGDRVGVAWIHSACGVCGHCRSGNENLCERFEATGRDAHGGYAEFMTAPAGFVFSIPEPFSDLEAAPLLCAGAIGYRSLKLTRLENGENLGLTGFGASAHLVLMMVRHRFPGSRVFVFARNPEERAFALELGAIWAGDTDDEPPAKLDAIIDTTPAWEPVVASLRHLAPGGRLVINAIRKEASDKDYLLRLDYPSHLWMEKEIKSVANVARSDVGDFLALAAEIPIRPEIEEYALEDANCALLDLKMHRIRGAKVLRVA, from the coding sequence ATGAAAGCGATGATTTTGGAGCGTGTGGCAAAACTGAGCGACAACCCGGCGCCGCTAGTCCCGGCGGAATGGTCTAAACCGGTTCCGCAGTCGGGCGAGTTGCTGATCAAGGTCATCGCTTGCGGTGTCTGCCATACCGAACTCGACGAGATCGAAGGCCGTATGCCGCCGGCGAAGCTTCCGGTAATCCTGGGACATCAGGTCGTAGGACGGGTAGATGAACTCGGCGATTCGGTTTCGGGCTTTTCCGTCGGCGATCGAGTCGGCGTCGCCTGGATTCACTCGGCCTGCGGCGTCTGCGGCCATTGCCGGTCGGGGAACGAGAATCTGTGCGAACGGTTCGAGGCGACCGGGCGCGACGCTCATGGCGGCTATGCCGAATTCATGACCGCGCCGGCAGGGTTCGTGTTTTCGATTCCCGAACCGTTCTCCGACCTCGAGGCGGCGCCCTTGCTGTGCGCGGGAGCGATCGGCTATCGCTCTCTCAAGCTGACTCGGCTCGAAAATGGGGAAAACCTGGGGCTCACCGGCTTCGGCGCATCGGCCCACCTGGTTTTAATGATGGTGCGCCACCGTTTTCCCGGATCGCGGGTTTTCGTCTTCGCCAGAAACCCCGAGGAACGGGCCTTTGCCCTGGAATTAGGAGCAATCTGGGCCGGCGATACGGACGATGAGCCTCCGGCGAAATTGGATGCCATCATCGATACCACACCCGCCTGGGAACCCGTGGTCGCGTCCCTGAGGCATCTCGCCCCGGGCGGACGGCTGGTCATCAATGCCATCCGCAAGGAGGCATCCGACAAGGATTACCTGCTGCGCCTGGACTATCCGAGTCATCTCTGGATGGAAAAGGAAATCAAGAGCGTGGCCAATGTCGCGCGCAGTGACGTCGGAGACTTTCTCGCCCTGGCTGCGGAGATCCCGATTCGCCCCGAAATCGAAGAATACGCGCTCGAGGACGCTAATTGTGCGCTGCTCGACCTCAAAATGCACCGGATTCGTGGAGCCAAAGTGCTGCGGGTAGCGTGA